The stretch of DNA CTCTATGGTAATAACCTTCTTATCCATCCGGAGACATTAAGGGTGAACTTTGCTTGAGGCGAATGCTGAGCAAAACAAAGTTACCTACCTATAAAGTCTGTATCGGGAAGTCCTTTGGTTAGATCTGTCAAGATAAGTATTGCAAACAGGAAAGCTGAAAGAAGGACCCCCTGgctgaaaaaggaaaaaaaaaatgttgcaagtaaaagaaaaaaaaaaaaacaacaacaacaacaaacgaaAACAGGACATGCTGTAAATATGTTGGAAATATGGTACCTAGTATGAAAGGGACAAATAAGAGACATCATTATCTATGAAAATGTTGTCCATGTAAACTATGAAATATTTATCATTGTCATGTTTACAGCAATTACACAGTTTACACAACATCTAGATAAATACAGCACTGAGGCAGACAATGATTTATTGATTACTTATTTATATGACTTTGAACATGCAAACTAGCGTTatttaccccccccctccatttTAAGGTGACAGATACATAGATGAATACTAAAACATATGCAAAGTGAATCAGTTATCTTACAATCATCAGTGTCATAGAAAGCCACCCCCCTCTTCTGATGTAAAATACAGATGATGCTACACAATTCATATCGATTTATTGGAAGATCGTCCTCCAGACTACAATTGCGGTCTGTATTCATCAGGAAGCAAACACTTGATAGCGACATGCTACTACACATGTTTCGACCGGTGATAGAGCAATACATTCAAACGGTCTTGTTGAAACCTAAAGGCAAATAATAAATCTTGTGATCCCATACACATTTTTGGGCAAATGATCTCTGGTCCCGAGAAAACTGTCGTGTTCCCAACATTTTGACCCCGATCCTGCCAACATGATTTTGATCCCTGATCCCATAAAGCTGATCCCTGATCACATATACCTCAATACTCCCCTGCAATACTGGAATGTGTATGAAAGCGAGGCTGACAAATATTCTCAGGCCATTACTAGTTAACATTTCGGATGCGTCCGCAGTATTGTGAAAATCGTCAATTCGGCAACAATACAAACATTTCAACAGAGACATGCCATATGGATCCTGACTTTAATATAGCTGACAGTAAAACCCAAAACTGTACGCTTTACTTTCGCTAGGCCTCGCTTCAGAGGAGAACACCGGATACTGGGGAATATTGAAAAGGCGACAATTATTagagaaagaaaagttttGAGTACGTTAAACTGATTAGAATACTTCGCTATTTTGGTCTCAATACGTAAGGCACtggaaacaaaaatatggattaatccatttaaaaatattcatataGTTTCGTATATTTTCGATAGTTTTCGATTTTATCGTAAGGTGGAATCTACTTTGAAAATACACTTTTTGGCAACCAAAAGCCTTATAcacaaatgcaatcaaatagTCTGAGTGTCAGTAGATAAAGTCATAATATAACTAAAATATAACTCAGTTAACCTggatatttaaatatataattatttaaaTTGATATCCAGTTTTTTGGTCAATTGTCTGATTTTAgtatttgaatttttttttttaacctgcGATACTCCGGCACAGGAatattgttgaaaaaaatataatcccTAGTGTGCATTACTTTATTTCTTATCTTTACAACTAATCAAGATTTATTGGTAAACTAGGCATTAAGGTAAAGTTTTTTATTCTACCCTTGATTTAATCACAGAGTTGATTACAAGCAATAAAATTCGACAGTAAAGTGAGAATAAAGATATAAATGACATGAAATTAATAAGACAATCaattgaattgtttttttctccaaTTCTTAACCCCTACATATATATGAGgtatacaaaataaaaacggtTTCAAAAGAAAGAACATGCGAAAagagaaacatttttaaataGCTCGAgcaatattttaatttaaagcGATATATAATTTGgggataagaaaaaaaaaatgaaaataatcttTAACGTAAAATAAACACGGCAATCAAAGTGTAACAGAACGTATGACACGCGCAACGTTTACTGTATCATACATATTATACAAACACAAATATGCCTCTCCAAAGTCCCAATGCTTTCTCAAAGGTGTactttacatattttttatatgaGAATACTATATTCCAATGCCCCCTCACTGAGATAAGTTTATTAACAAGAAATCAACACTTCGACATCCAATACAATTCCAAATACGTATAGACGTAATTCTTTTACCACCACTATGTGTTTAGTAGTCACTTCCGTGATTCATTCATCAAATATTCTTACTAGTTATTAGACAAACAGTTCGGCAGTAATTTACAACTGGaaacaacatatttttttaaatcaattaGTAAATCATCAATTTTCGTGTAAAGTACTCGGAACACCAAATGAGCTTTAGTTCTTCATTTCCTTCTCATCAATAGCAGCAAGTATACGATGAGTACTATACAACTGACCTGGGCTGGCGTAGCTCGAGCCTCGTCCTTTTCCTCATTAGCTTTCCGCATGTGGCGCTTGGGCtagaaatcaaaacaaaaacaccggATTGTCAGCCAGTCATTCTACTCGTAACATAATATTACCCGGCCGGCCTTGTCTATGGAAGACAAGCGTGGTTTAAAAGTTTGTAATGCACGTAAAGGTTTTTCTTGGGGTCTGTCGATAAGAGGGTCTGTAATCTGAGGCATGCCATGCTCAAGAGCGACGACCAATTCTACCTGACTTTAAAAGCGACAGTTTCGTCACAAGTACAACATCTAACATACATTCACCTAATAGCAACCAGTCCCACAGGAATGATTCAGCATTGTGGTTAAACCTCGGGTGGTGTATATGACATTAAAAGCGAACACATGCGGTAGAGTTGACGGCATAAAATAGAGCTAGAACCTTCGACCAAAGGAATAATATCTTTTTACTACCAAAGATAGTCGTACATTAAAAACGAAACACAGTAAGTATAGGACTAGTAACCTAAAACCCCAGGATCACTCGACTGCCACGACTGCTTAGTTTGATATTGGCCCCGAAATCGCGCGCACCAAATAGCAGTACTGCGCATTTAAACATTGCACGCTACTTGTGTAATCCCCAGAACTTTGCTTACCTCTAAGGCTCGCCCTACATGGGAAGGTAGCTGAATAGCCGAGAAAGTTACCTTCCAACAGCAAAGCTTTCACCTCGGCCGCCGAGGGGGCAGTCAGTAGACTGGGACCGAGTCGATCGACAACAAACTTATTTTTCCAATGAATTGTAGAAACCTCAGAGGAAGTCCGCGAGAAGGGACTCATTCACTGTACCCTCCTTCAGCACAAAGGTAGTGAAAACTTAACTCGGATTTCAAGGGCTGCGAGGACCTGTTTATAGGTTTATTATCGCGTGAAAATTGAACCTCGACAGTAACTGTAACGCCAGACTGGCCGAGACTACAAAAAGGTATTGTGACCTGTAGCGCGGCCGGCCGGCTGTGCGTAGACTTACAAGTATTAGATGCACTAATGGAATACACATTAAACAAACTTCACCCGTCAGTGGTAGGGTTGAAATGATACTCGTCACAGCAGGTAAAATAACGTTAAATGATCAACGAAATTATAAGTACCGGATAGAAGGCGTTATTTCCCTGCTCCGTGTTGCGTGGCAGCGACGTGATGATTGTATATTAGGGTTAGATAACAATAACGCCATGGGTTGCGGTGCGTAGAGCCATGGTGTTGAATAACCTACGACGAACGATGAAGTAATTACTGCATTAATGCAGGCAATATCTATTGATGTATTATCCTGAAACTCATCCTAAGGTCAAAAGTACAAATGCCCGCACAAAAGGTCTTCGGTGTGTTTCGGGTTAGACTATTTTGGCGCGAAATAGAGTAGACCACCCGCTATTAGGCCGCAGCTAATGAAAGAGAGCATAAAGGCCCTCACACTCAGGTTACTGCACACAAGGGAGGTCGAGGACGGATCAAGGACACAGAAACAGTGAGAGACATGCACGCGTTAGAAATGTTCAGGTCCGTTCCTTTTAAAACTTGTAAAATAGGTTAAAATGAGACCCCAACAAAGGtcattgtattgtatttgtaTGATATTGATTATTTGGCATTTTAACCTTGTCATTTCATCTTCATCTTATCCGCGGCATTGCTATGACCCGTTACTCTAGGAATTATCACAGGGAGAGCAGAGGTCTTCGGGTAAGGTATTTATGACCTTTGGAATCATGTACAAAATTATTATGTACCCCCATAAATTCTCTTTTATCTAAAATAGGATAGTGGATCTTATAAACAAATGTCAGTAAAAGTTCAACAAGCACAAGTTTTCAGAAGTTCTAAACATCATTCCTGTGCATAAAGATAATTTTATAAAATCATAGTATTGGCCAGTATAGTGATCTCGATCTGAGCTTTGATTCTGAACTTTGGTTATGGATAATTGTATACAGAATGCAAAGCGGAAATAGTGGAGCAAGCTATCACAAtttatcatcttttttttaattgcttgTCGCGTAAAGTTAACGTAAAACACATTATAGATGACGTGAGTTCATTATTAAATGACTTTTGGATCACGATTCTCCCGTCAGCACAATTTTCTGTTATTTTTAGTCATAAAAATTCAAAACCTGGATAGTCTAGCAAATTTTTACAACGCTTAGAACATTATTTAATCGACCCTGATAACTCAAAACCCCTATAACTCTAGCTGGTTTTGGTccgagttagcggggttctacaCTGTAGAGCTGCTTCTGTCGTCAGCACCATTGCTGTGAATCAGTTCTAGAGCCCAGACTGTAAATAATAACCACCCAGCTATAAGGGCTCCCACCCATATCTCCAAAACAAGAACGTAGTCCTCGGGCTTAAAAGGCAATGATATTGACTCATTACCAATCTTTAAACTATCCCTTGCTATATGTTCGGTACAACTCAATTCAACAGAACTCTCAGGAATACCTGTACGGTTTTTCCGGGTAAAAAGCCCTTTTCAAACAAGGTTGCATTTTACTCAGTGTTTGCGTGAGAgatttgtttaattttagTCATAAGCGCAAAATAAATCGCCCTAAATAAATCTCCAAAACAAGCCCCTATTCACCCCTATTTCAATGGACTGatgtaaacaaaaaagaaaatgaataaaaatgaatgcgatataaaaaagaaaacaaatggaATCTAATAAGAACAATAAAAACCGAAATCAAGAATAAAATTACGGCTAGGTTCCGAGCCGACCTTTCGTTCGTGTCTTTGCCCACACCGCATAAATGCTTGCTATATCTAGCCTAAGTCTTTGTATAATGAAAGGAAGTAATGGAATCTGCTAAGTAGAGCTTTCTGTCGCGTTCCAGGTTTTACGAGCAATGAGACGAATCATTATCAAGATAATTCACAAGCATTCCGTAATCGTGTCACCTGTAGAGACGTGACGAAAACCTAGCATCCATCACAGAAAAGTCAGCACGTGCTCAGCCTGGCCCCTCCCGAGAGACTCACTGACAACGTACTTGGCCTTTCACTTTGCGGTAGCTATCGTGTCAAAAGCAAGTATTTCATACGATAACAAGCATAAACAACGACCTTATCAAGGGCCCCTAACTGCCCCAGAGCTTCAGATGTGCTAAGACATCCTCGTCTAGTTATTCAATGTTTTCACATGTTCGACCTCTTGATTCCGCTTTTGCAAATTTTCCTGTATATTCTATAAAGTTGTATGTTAACAAAGTAGCATGGTATTcttggaaacaagaaaaaaagatcCAATAATCGTGCCGTTTCTAATGACCGGCTAGGATTACGCGGAAAGACAAGTCGCAACATCCAGCAAATGATTATATAAAAGCTGTGATTGAATTTCATATGGCGGTTTCAATGTAAAGCTCACAGGTCATTTAGTGGACTTACTGTGATAAAAGAAGGGGATTTAAACCGATGAACCGTATTCCTTAAGTGCCAAGGTTCCTTTTAGATGCTTTTACTTTTGATGTTTATTAGTGTGCGTTGAGGTGTTTTCTTTTACCAGTTTACTGATAACTTTGTCTATGACGAGTATGGTTTCTCGGTTTCTGTTCGCTTATCCATATATCCAATAATAATCATCGCCGTAATCTATGAAAAAGATTCTCTTGAAATATTCCCTCTGGAACTGCGGGGGCTCAAAGTGGGAAAAAATGTTCCACCATCATTACAAATAACCAAAACACGCGAGCCAAATCGTTAGCAGTTTGTGTCACGGTACATTACTGCAGGCCACCAGTGAATCATTATAGTTTAAGTAAATGGTAAAATATGATGGATGAAGGACTAAATATATTCGCGCGAAATATATCACCAGTGGCTTCCATAtttcaaaacattttattatgaGGACATTCAAAGAAACCACATTTATTTGAAAGTTTTGAAGAACTGAGttataaaatttataaaaatagATCAATCAGCGCTTATAAATGGTTTATGTCTTTTTCTATATCCACAACCATAATTATGACAAAACCTAGACACGTTAACTCTCTTTCACGTATTTGCATAAATTTTCTATAGTATAAGAACAAGGGGAGAGAAGAGCTGTACTAGGGTAGCTTGGGAACGAGGCTATGGCTGAACCAGTTGCTGAAGCATTGGacatcttttctttttcacacGATCTTTTTATATGTTCCTATTGTGTTCTACTTCATGCCGAATTTGAAACATCTATATAGGGTCGTTTAGGAGTTCCAAGGGTCCTTGAGGCAAAAACCTGTTAAGTCCTGGGGGCAAATGTAACCCTGTAGATTAAAATGCTTTTTATGCTCTTCATTTTTAGGAGGGCCTGCAAAAGGTGAGAGTGATGGCAAAGGTTCATGTGCCTGTGGGTAGTAATTACAGATACAATCTACAACCAGAGCGCATTTTCGAAGATGACAAACACCTGTTGTTTCTTAAACCGTGTGTAGTTATGAATAAAAAGCAACCAAGTATGATTGAGGTCAACACCCTTGTGTGAGCAAAGTAAGTCGTACATTGTATAGAATTGCAAATATTGAAGGCCCATCTTGGCTCCAGTACACCAGTAGGGTACGGTTGGCCTCATAACGATCATAAGGAAGTTGTTACACTAATGACAGAAACAAATTAATGCAAAAGGCCCGTGATCGTAAACCAAAAGCATAAATACATGAAATAACCAAGGTACCTCTGATACACCTCCCGACAAAAAAGATTATCCCCACTGAAGGACATGTATACTACTATGATGTACTTAACACAATTTAATGCTGCTTTAACACACACAGAGGGCAAGCCACACGTGAACGCTTTCAGCAGATTATCCAGTTCGATCTTTTCCGTCTTGCACTAATGTGTAAAGTAACGCGTTGCAGGTGCACGGAATTCACCCATCTACGCTAAAAGTAGTTGTCAGCAGGTAATAATGACTACGCTAATTTCTCAATACTCATGGACATGTGGTAGACAACTGCTGACGATAAAACCAGATCTCTCTTCAGCAATTATAGAAGGTATCTGCAAAATGTTTAAGGAACCATGCCCCCAAAAGAGGATCACTTTACAGGACATTGGAATATGaaaactaattttgttttcCGGCTCAATGCAAATATCATAACTTGTTTAGACGACCCCTTTTTGTATTTACCAAATCTCTAACGTCAGCCATTGTACAACATGAAAATATTAAAGAATTATATAAAACGTATTCGGAACTCAGCTGTCTCTAATGGTCCATCAAACATTGTTTATGTCCGTGTAAAGCGCACCCAATGTCGCTTTAAACTCAGCTAATTCTGTTTCCAATTGACCTGAAATAAAAAGGGAAAATGACATTGGGCGAAAGTAGACCATGCCATATGCGAAGCAAAATTTTTCTATTCATGTGATATTTCTTGAAATATGGAAGAAGGGGAGGCGTGGAGGTGGTTAGGGCTTTGGGTTCTGGCTTTTTCTTTGAGTGACTAACAGGAGTAGTTCTTAAAGGCATTTGTATGCCATTGGAACTTAATTTGCACTTTGTTAATTTGATTTCATAAAGAACAATATGAAACTCATAATTCTCTGATGCCGCAAAACGCCAACTTCGCTGGGATTCCACTACTTAGAATAGGCTCCAGGGTACTCCCCTTGTCATGCCCCTGTCGGCTGCGTACGCCTTGGGTGATAGTTAAATCCTAATCGAGCTCAATTTGAGGTAAAGATTCTGTATATAGTTTGAAAATTAATATTAGAATAGATAACACGTTTGCCTCTTGCTTGAAACCAAGCATTTCTCGCATAGTGACCACAGCCTCGTATGTAGCGTTCTACGAACCAAGAAAGGCAACGCCTTTAAGTGCCACGAAGTTGTTTTGAGCTCTATATAAGAATAAAGACTTGATTTATTGCAATCTTTTATCTACATTTAGAAGAAAAATAACACTGATCTGGCGCCATTAACCAGTTTATTAGACATTTAATAAATGTGCTTTTTGATGAATGTAACATTATCTCGAGTGGGTTCAGTGAGGCGTGAGAACTCGCAAACACGGCAAATCACGAAATGTTACCACCAGCATTTAACCACTTTCCCAAGGGAGGATTTTGgatatattatttttcaatatcTTTAAAACATTactatgcaaaaaaaaaaaaaaaaaaaaaaaaaaaagaaagaaaaaagaaaaggcataatgttttttttacttatttggCCTGTTTTGGTGCTAGCTTGACCGGGCTAAAAGATAGTGTTACCATCAGTACCCGTGAAAAATCGTTTCGCAATTGTTCCTTCGATACAACCCAGttcggtttttttttattgcgttTAATTAATTTGAGGCCATCAACGTTGTAACTAAATATTCTCCTCATTAAAAATGTGCTATTCTATCTATACCGAATACACAATAGTTTTTTGCTTACTGACCGGACATTTATATTGAATATTTCAAATTCATCTTTtattctaaaaataaataaataaaatttcttcttttttgttttcaacttcATTGTACATATAAATGATAATTAaacgtattttttttactttgctaATCAGTTAACAGAAGCAACTTTAATCACTTAATTACAATCAATGATCCTTTTCTtatcaaaaaatcacattaTGCTCTCACGAAATCACGAATACCGTGATTGATGGAATAAGCGCCGTGgaggttattatttttttatatccaaGGCGAGGCgcatttttctaaatttaGTTTTCGTTACTTCTTTTCTAACGTACAGGCTTCCTCGTTATTGAAGTCCAGGGATTTCATTGAGTTTCAGAGTAGGAGGTGGAGATTGAGTAGGTAGGGGGtgaaagttattttattattttagctcaaataaaactttaatCTACTTTTTGAAAAAGTAACCGGCGCTCTGAAAATAGAAGCTGGCGGTTCCGCCGGTCGCCGGGCGTAAATGAAACCCCTGAAGTCTATGATGCAACAAGCTTAGGCGAGCGCTTATTCAGGGGAGGCGCTAATTCATATCTTTCCTCTAAGGCAAGGCGCATATTCGAGCAATTTCGGTACCCGATCTATCTCTAAGCAGTACCACATTCTTCAGCTTCGGTCTATTGGGAACATTCCAGTAGAAGTGTTTACAAGACTCTAAGTAAGAAGTAACCCGATATGGCAAGCTATTTCACTAGTGTCGCAAGTGCAGAAACAAGCGCAAGCACAAGTGTGAATAAGTGCCTCACTTAACTTCTCAAATTCCGTCGTCATCTTCAAACACGAAAAGGCTTGAGGTCAGAATTTGATTGGTTATTTGATAAGTTATTACCACCTGACATGAATAACCAGGCACTGCTGTTATATATTTGTGTTTGGTTTTCACTTTGCACAACCAAACAAGAACAAGCGCAAGaaaactgataaaaaaaactgatatCCACTGCCCTTGCGCTTATTGCTGCGTCGACTGTTTTTTGTACTACAACATCCTTGTGCTTGCGCTTGCAACTGCGCTTGCGTCACAACTGAAACTAGAGGCCGGTCAAGTTACACCAAAACAGGCCAAATCGGGAAAAAATACATCAAGCAatctttttcaaataaaaatgtcccaaagATATTGAAAATTAACATATCTAAAATCCTTCCTGGGAAAAGCGGTTAAATCCTGGTGGTAACATTTCGTGATTTCGCCTGTTCGCAAGTACCCACGCTTCACTGAACCCACTTAAGATAATGTTGCATTCATTAAAAAGCACATTTAGATGTCCAATAAACTGATAAATAGCACCAGATATGTGTTATTTTTCTTCCAAATGTAAATCTTAACATAGCAAAAGATGACAATAAATAAAGGCATTATTTCTATATAGAGATTTGGCACTATAGGCGTTAACTTTCTTAGTTCATAGAAAGCTATGCTTTCGGGATGCTTTCCCTGCTAACAGatgcctcttttctctgtatttcgctgggccagagaaaaaaaggcctctgctagcagggaaagcTATGATGTGGTACTTGTCTCTATGTGTGAAATGCTCGTTTTTTTCAAATGGAAGCATACTAGAGGCAAACGTGTTATCTATTCTACTTATAATCTCAAATTATATACAGAACTTACTGCAAATTGAGCTCGAATAGGTGTAACTGTCACACAAGGCGTAGTCAGCAGACATGGGCAAGATCCGGGGTAtgacaagggggggggggggggggggggggggttacccTGGAGCCTAACCTAAGTAGTGAAATCCCAGCAAACAAAGTGTCAGATATATTATTAAGGCATAAGTCGAATGATGAAGTGACTTTTCAAGGCGAGGCGAGTAGAGGGTCCAAAAAGTTGTAACGTAAAACCACAAAAGGCGTAAATATTCACATTTATCGGCGATCATCATAGAGTAATAAGCTAAGGAAAAAAGTGTGAGCTCTCTCTCAAGGAAAAGCAAAGAGGGTAGGTAAGTCCAGAACCAGGCCATTATTTGCATCCCTTAGTCGAAAGGGGGGTACCGCATCATGGTTTGTATTTTGAAACAAACGCAAAGAGAGGCTCTATTTCAAGTATTTTACTTAGCGTGAGAACGAGCTTGCAAAGGTgacattttaaattatttttaaattcttGATAAAAAGAACCTTTCTTATTTCGAATATCCATCCGTTGAAGCGACAGGATCTGATTTTGTCCTTCTACAAAAGCTCGCTAAACAATAGAAACGCTCCATTTTGTTTAATTGGAAATAAGGTTTCAAAACATTGAAAGCAGTttctttcttataaaaaagtttaGCGTATTTATCTTTAGCAGCTTACCAATCCTCTCAATGACGGCAAAGAACTCCTGTAACTTCGACTgaattgtttgattgttttgctCGTATGACTGGACAAGGGCTTCTTCCAGAGCAGTACACGACTTGCTTAATTGCATCTCAAGTGCTTTCTTGAAATCTAGGGAAACAAGGGTACTAACTTATTTTTACTATAAGAATATTTCCTTAGAGCCAATACGCGAATAAACATAAATAAGGGGTAGGGATGGGTAAATCAGAAACTTGCCGAGGAGCCGAGACCCGCGTTTCAGAATTCTAGCTCGAAACTTCTGTCAAATTTCGAAATCCGAGCCCGAGCTTTTTCGAGCTTGTTTTCGGATTGGTGTATGCCATAAATAtcagtttgaaaaaaagataagTAGAGTTATAAAACAATCTTGCTACAGTAGCCTAAAGTTTCTGCAAAGTGCGAAAAGGCTCAAGACTCGAGACTCCAAAAAGAAGGGGAAACCCATAGCATGGTAAGATTAGATACCGAGACCGTGTTTAAAAATCCAAGAGCCGAAACCCCTaacattttggaaaaaaaaataaaacgagACTTCGAGACTTGTGTAAAAAATGGCGAGATTCCGAGACTTTGCAAAATCTTTACAAtactttcaaaatttcaaggtacccatcgctaccccttAATTAAGAAACATAAATACTCCACACAAGTTGTTCTGTGGTGAAAAGATGCTGGTATCTCCTGAATACTGAAAAAAGTCAGTTAACGGGCGTAGCTTTTTAATTATAGGTCCCTCTCCAGATCAATGGGAAACGTTCTTTGGGCGTCGGGGTTGTAAGGGTGGGTGGATGAGTGGGGGCGCATGACCAATAAATGTGTCGCTTGTGGTgtgtgtcccccccccccacacacaccaCAAGCTCACAGGAAAAATAGATCTAATATTGAAAAGTATGATATCTGAAGATCCTTCAAATAAATTACCCGCGTTTTTGTCGTctacccctagctatgtgctTCACTGATGTCGTTCGTTTGTTGATAACGTTATATAAGGGACCAaattatttattgtaaaatgatGAAACCAAGACTTCTTTCCCATTACATGGATAGAGATCTAACAATCGGACATTGAGGAAAGGGAAAAGAAGTAGCATGAAATGTTCCACCAGAAGAGCTAGATCTAGATCTCAGATAAATATAGATAAAGGCAacaaaaaatttttttgcatttatgagGTTCCAAATACTCATTTCACAGTTCCTTTTCACTTGTTATCCCCAGTGATATAGCTGGTATGTTTATTCAAGGACTCAGGGTTAATCTTCTACTGTAATGCCCGGTTGTCAAAGCAAAGTGGTAATTCAAGCCACCCAGGGAAGTGTATCACAATATTTTGCTTGCATGAGCAGCGCCTATATGAGGGGGGTTATTTTAGGATGGCATCTCAGGCTCCATTAACACTGGGAATATAGAATGATGGCCCTTCATCCCTATTTGGAACTCATATCATTATTCTATTAAGTTCCCCCGGCAAGGGGCATAAATGGGATAAGAATGACATCACTGCAAAACAAGCATAATCTTTCTGGTATCATGTTCACATCCTCTCAATTATCATGCAAAGATACCTTTTAACAAATCAGAGGTATAATTTAGGCCCATATCAATTTCTTCACCTAATTCAAAGCATACCTGTCAAAATATTTGTGTCTCTGCTTCGTTTTGTGTTGACACTATCAATGAGCTCCTGGACACCTCTCTGCAGTTCCTCACTGGACAGCAGTTTAGTCTTGGAAACATCAGATAAGTGAGGCATTTTCAGAGGGATTTCTGGTGGTTGATTATTTTCTCTAGCCTTTTCTTCTGGCTCACTGAAAAACAATGATTTTAAGTAGAAAAAATGTGAGCTcctcaaaaatcaaaatttacaATATACCATAGTCAACAGCCTCGACAGACATTTTCTGAAGTCTTCTTAGCTGGAGCTGTGCATCCG from Nematostella vectensis chromosome 8, jaNemVect1.1, whole genome shotgun sequence encodes:
- the LOC5504230 gene encoding uncharacterized protein LOC5504230; the encoded protein is MEGESEENGLQNKEIDSASESTNLNSEVTSENNDTKKEENVSLADTITPCEPEEKARENNQPPEIPLKMPHLSDVSKTKLLSSEELQRGVQELIDSVNTKRSRDTNILTDFKKALEMQLSKSCTALEEALVQSYEQNNQTIQSKLQEFFAVIERIGQLETELAEFKATLGALYTDINNV